Sequence from the Pan paniscus chromosome 12, NHGRI_mPanPan1-v2.0_pri, whole genome shotgun sequence genome:
gtgcaccatgatcatgccactgccttccagcctaggcgacagagtgaaacttcgtttcaacaacaacaacaacaacaaacaacctaGAGGAGTGTCTTCATGGGTGGATTATGTACCTTAGGCATCTACCCAGCCACTGGAGTAGCCAAGGCACATTCGTGCTGTGAATGTGCTTTGATGTGTTCTCCAGTGGGCTGGTGCTTGAACTTTCTCCATGTGTTTGCAGACTGCTGTTGTCTGAGGAGCTGACTAGCCTGCTGGTCGTGCACTGGGGTGGGCTGCTGCTTGACCTCTCAGCTGGtttcctgctcttttttgatGTCTCAAGATCCATTGGCCTGTTCTTTGTGTCCTACTTCCACTGCATGAATTCCCAGCTTTTCAGCATTGGTCAGTACCTGTAGCCTGGGAGGAAACAGGAACCACAGTTTTGCAGGAAGGGACTAGCCAGAGGCATTGTTTGGGAGTGGGAGAGGGTGGTGTGAGCAGGAGCTAAATTGAACCCAGGGCAGTCACTATGAAGTAGGCATAAATGGGGATAAGAGGATTGGGGCTTCTGGGCTCAGTTAGTATGTTGTACAGTAGGGAATCTCCAGGAAGAACAAATATCTTACAGTTAAGAACTACTTtctggccgggcttggtggctcaggtttgtaatcctagcactttgggaggccgaggcgggtggatcacctgaggtcaggagttcgagaccggcctgaccaacatggtgaaaccccgtctctactaaaaatacaaaaattagctgagcatggtggcgcatgcctgtaattccagctacttgggaggctgaggcaagagaatcacttgaacccaggaggcagaggttgcagtgagctgagatcacgccactgcactccagcctgggcgacagagaaagactgtctcaaaaaaaaaagaactactttCCTTTTCAGTGGAACACCTGGGAGAAGTCTCCTAAGGGAACGGGGTTGAAGAGGCCCAACCAAACTCctgaaatatgtattttctcCCTGCTTTCCTAGGTATGTTCTCCTACGTCATGCTGGCCAGCAGCCCTCTCTTCTGCTCCCCTGAGTGGCCTCGGAAGCTGGTGTCCTACTGCCCCCAAAGGTTGCAAGAACTGTTGCCCCTCAAGGCAGCCCCTCAGCCCAGTGTTTCCTGTGTGTATAAGAGGAGCCGGGGCAAAAGTGGCCAGAAGCCAGGGCTGCGCCATCAGCTGGGAGCTGCCTTCACCCTGCTCTACCTCCTGGAGCAGCTATTCCTGCCCTATTCTCATTTTCTCACCCAGGTTTGTAGGGGCTGTGGAGTGTACAGCAAAGGCTGGACTTGGAAAGGAACGGATGACAACAGTTGGGAAAGAATGGGGCTGGTTTTGCAGCCCCTTCTTGGTAGGGGATGGGGTCAATGTGAGAAGCATTGAGCTGATTCCCCTCTGTGCTGCCTTCCCAGGGCTATAACAACTGGACAAATGGGCTGTATGGCTATTCCTGGGACATGATGGTGCACTCCCGCTCCCACCAGCATGTGAAGATCACCTACCGTGATGGCCGCACTGGCGAACTGGGCTACCTTAACCCTGGGGTGAGATGTCTGACGCTGACAATTTACTGTTCTTCAGAGCCTCCTTGTGCTTTGGGGTCTGGTTTTGTCTTACACACAccataaagcaaaacaaatttgAGTCTGCTTTGCCTTTTCTCAAGAGCCAGATTGAACTATCTTTTATGTGGGTTGAGATAGGGCAGTGCATTCATTTTCCTTGAACTGAGATTAGATTCAGGAAAAGAAAGCACCACTAGCCCAACAATGAAAAATTCATTCCCAAAGGCaagttccatttttttctagccaGAATGGGCAGCAGGCAGGGATCTCGTTGTGCCATTGGCAGTGCATGACATGTCTTGGAAGTTGATAATGATGAGGTGGGACTAATATGGGGGTTTGGGGCAGGTATTTACACAGAGTCGGCGATGGAAGGATCATGCAGACATGCTGAAGCAATATGCCACTTGCCTGAGCCGCCTGCTTCCCAAGTATAATGTCACTGAGCCCCAGATCTACTTTGATATTTGGGTCTCCATCAATGACCGCTTCCAGCAGAGGTGGGCAAGGGGAGCAGAGAGTGGGAAAAAATGAAGCACAGTTCTTTTTACCAAGATGAACAGCCCTTGCTTCCTGGTATTGTCTTGCTTAAAAAGCTGTCCTTCCTCTAGTGCATGTCCCCCTTGATCTGGTTGTGGGCATAGCTGGTTGCTTCCAGCAGGGGGCACCATCATCCAGGAGAAAAGTGAGTTGACTTGTTCTTTTAGACACTGTTGACACAATACCTTCTCAGGTAGCTACTAACCCCCATTATACCCAGTGCTCCAGAtctcttctgccttctttctCTGCCCTGGACTGGCAATAACATGCTGACACAGGCCATTTCTTCTACTTCTATTCCCTGTCCTTAGGAATGATGATGAAAGGGAGAGAACTGGAAGTTCTGGTGGGTGGGTGGCAGTGATGTCCTTAGAACATGGTTTTCTTTCCTAAGGATTTTTGACCCTCGTGTGGACATCGTGCAGGCCGCTTGGTCACCCTTTCAGCGCACATCCTGGGTGCAACCACTCTTGATGGACCTGTCTCCCTGGAGGGCCAAGTTACAGGAAATCAAGAGCAGCCTAGACAACCACACTGAGGTGGTCTTCATTGCAGATTTCCCTGGTATGGAGGAAAGTGAGGAGAggcttttctgtctttccttctggCTTCCTGGCCAGGGACATTCCATgtggtgggaggggagagggaatgTTTTTGAAACCTAAGGGGATGATGGTGGTAAAGGTGTGATGTCTCTGTTCTGGCTGGGAGTGAGTTCACTCTGCCATGGGGTGGGATGATGAACTCTGTTGGTCTGGCAGGACTGCACTTGGAGAATTTTGTGAGTGAAGACCTGGGCAACACTAGCATCCAGCTGCTGCAGGGGGAAGTGACTGTGGAGCTTGTGGCAGAACAGAAGAACCAGACTCTTCGAGAGGGAGAAAAAATGCAGGTATTTTGCTGGGATTAACAACAGCAGAAAgaactgagtgcagtggctcacaccagtaatcccagcttcttaggaggctgaggtgggaagccaGGAATTCACAgtgagcctgagcaacagagtgagaccccatctctaacaatttaaaaaacaatggcAGAAAGCTTAGATGAGCAAGATTCACTTATTATagactgaaaatattttaccAGAGCAGTAATGCAGTGGAGCTCAAAAAACAAGGGCCCCTGGGACTGTGAAGAGCCTCATCCAGGATTCTAGAGGTCTGTTACTTTCGATTCCAAAACACAATTGAGTAGAAAGAAGCCAAGAGTCATAGAGTAGGGAGGCCATAAGCTGGCTAGAGAAAAGCTgatgaaatttatccatttcttctcccTTGTCAGTTGCCTGCTGGTGAGTACCATAAGGTGTATACGACATCACCTAGCCCTTCTTGCTACATGTACGTCTATGTCAACACTACAGAGCTTGCACTGGAGGAAGACCTGGCATATCTGCAAGAATTAAAGGAAAAGGTGGAGAATGGAAGTGGTGAGTGTATGAACATTTGGGCTGAGATAGCCTCTGGTTTCAAGAAGTCAGGGTTATGAATGATGTTCTAGCCATTCAAGAATGAACTTGAAGTCTCTAGCTGGCAGAAGGGGAGTTCTAAGGGAAGAGAGTGATCCATCTCAGTGATTcctcttttttctgtct
This genomic interval carries:
- the GGCX gene encoding vitamin K-dependent gamma-carboxylase isoform X3, with the translated sequence MAVSAGSARTSPSSGFLMVLDIPQERGLSSLDRKYLDGLDVCRFPLLDALRPLPLDWMYLVYTIMFLGALGMMLGLCYRISCVLFLLPYWYVFLLDKTSWNNHSYLYGLLAFQLTFMDANHYWSVDGLLNARRRNAHVPLWNYAVLRGQIFIVYFIAGVKKLDADWVEGYSMEYLSRHWLFSPFKLLLSEELTSLLVVHWGGLLLDLSAGFLLFFDVSRSIGLFFVSYFHCMNSQLFSIGMFSYVMLASSPLFCSPEWPRKLVSYCPQRLQELLPLKAAPQPSVSCVYKRSRGKSGQKPGLRHQLGAAFTLLYLLEQLFLPYSHFLTQGYNNWTNGLYGYSWDMMVHSRSHQHVKITYRDGRTGELGYLNPGVFTQSRRWKDHADMLKQYATCLSRLLPKYNVTEPQIYFDIWVSINDRFQQRIFDPRVDIVQAAWSPFQRTSWVQPLLMDLSPWRAKLQEIKSSLDNHTEVVFIADFPGLHLENFVSEDLGNTSIQLLQGEVTVELVAEQKNQTLREGEKMQLPAGEYHKVYTTSPSPSCYMYVYVNTTELALEEDLAYLQELKEKVENGSETGPLPPELQPLLEGEVKGGPEPTPLVQTFLRRQQRLQEIERRRNTPFHERFFRFLLRKLYVFRRSFLMTCISLRNLILGRPSLEQLAQEVTYANLRPFEPVGELNPSNMDSSHSNPPESNPDPVHSEF
- the GGCX gene encoding vitamin K-dependent gamma-carboxylase isoform X2; amino-acid sequence: MAVSAGSARTSPSSDKVQKDKAELISGPRQDSRIGKLLGFEWTDLSSWRRLVTLLNRPTDPASLAVFRFLFGFLMVLDIPQERGLSSLDRKYLDGLDVCRFPLLDALRPLPLDWMYLVYTIMFLGALGMMLGLCYRISCVLFLLPYWYVFLLDKTSWNNHSYLYGLLAFQLTFMDANHYWSVDGLLNARRRNAHVPLWNYAVLRGQIFIVYFIAGVKKLDADWVEGYSMEYLSRHWLFSPFKLLLSEELTSLLVVHWGGLLLDLSAGFLLFFDVSRSIGLFFVSYFHCMNSQLFSIGMFSYVMLASSPLFCSPEWPRKLVSYCPQRLQELLPLKAAPQPSVSCVYKRSRGKSGQKPGLRHQLGAAFTLLYLLEQLFLPYSHFLTQGYNNWTNGLYGYSWDMMVHSRSHQHVKITYRDGRTGELGYLNPGVFTQSRRWKDHADMLKQYATCLSRLLPKYNVTEPQIYFDIWVSINDRFQQRIFDPRVDIVQAAWSPFQRTSWVQPLLMDLSPWRAKLQEIKSSLDNHTEVVFIADFPGLHLENFVSEDLGNTSIQLLQGEVTVELVAEQKNQTLREGEKMQLPAGEYHKVYTTSPSPSCYMYVYVNTTELALEEDLAYLQELKEKVENGSGPLPPELQPLLEGEVKGGPEPTPLVQTFLRRQQRLQEIERRRNTPFHERFFRFLLRKLYVFRRSFLMTCISLRNLILGRPSLEQLAQEVTYANLRPFEPVGELNPSNMDSSHSNPPESNPDPVHSEF
- the GGCX gene encoding vitamin K-dependent gamma-carboxylase isoform X4, whose amino-acid sequence is MMLGLCYRISCVLFLLPYWYVFLLDKTSWNNHSYLYGLLAFQLTFMDANHYWSVDGLLNARRRNAHVPLWNYAVLRGQIFIVYFIAGVKKLDADWVEGYSMEYLSRHWLFSPFKLLLSEELTSLLVVHWGGLLLDLSAGFLLFFDVSRSIGLFFVSYFHCMNSQLFSIGMFSYVMLASSPLFCSPEWPRKLVSYCPQRLQELLPLKAAPQPSVSCVYKRSRGKSGQKPGLRHQLGAAFTLLYLLEQLFLPYSHFLTQGYNNWTNGLYGYSWDMMVHSRSHQHVKITYRDGRTGELGYLNPGVFTQSRRWKDHADMLKQYATCLSRLLPKYNVTEPQIYFDIWVSINDRFQQRIFDPRVDIVQAAWSPFQRTSWVQPLLMDLSPWRAKLQEIKSSLDNHTEVVFIADFPGLHLENFVSEDLGNTSIQLLQGEVTVELVAEQKNQTLREGEKMQLPAGEYHKVYTTSPSPSCYMYVYVNTTELALEEDLAYLQELKEKVENGSETGPLPPELQPLLEGEVKGGPEPTPLVQTFLRRQQRLQEIERRRNTPFHERFFRFLLRKLYVFRRSFLMTCISLRNLILGRPSLEQLAQEVTYANLRPFEPVGELNPSNMDSSHSNPPESNPDPVHSEF
- the GGCX gene encoding vitamin K-dependent gamma-carboxylase isoform X1, encoding MAVSAGSARTSPSSDKVQKDKAELISGPRQDSRIGKLLGFEWTDLSSWRRLVTLLNRPTDPASLAVFRFLFGFLMVLDIPQERGLSSLDRKYLDGLDVCRFPLLDALRPLPLDWMYLVYTIMFLGALGMMLGLCYRISCVLFLLPYWYVFLLDKTSWNNHSYLYGLLAFQLTFMDANHYWSVDGLLNARRRNAHVPLWNYAVLRGQIFIVYFIAGVKKLDADWVEGYSMEYLSRHWLFSPFKLLLSEELTSLLVVHWGGLLLDLSAGFLLFFDVSRSIGLFFVSYFHCMNSQLFSIGMFSYVMLASSPLFCSPEWPRKLVSYCPQRLQELLPLKAAPQPSVSCVYKRSRGKSGQKPGLRHQLGAAFTLLYLLEQLFLPYSHFLTQGYNNWTNGLYGYSWDMMVHSRSHQHVKITYRDGRTGELGYLNPGVFTQSRRWKDHADMLKQYATCLSRLLPKYNVTEPQIYFDIWVSINDRFQQRIFDPRVDIVQAAWSPFQRTSWVQPLLMDLSPWRAKLQEIKSSLDNHTEVVFIADFPGLHLENFVSEDLGNTSIQLLQGEVTVELVAEQKNQTLREGEKMQLPAGEYHKVYTTSPSPSCYMYVYVNTTELALEEDLAYLQELKEKVENGSETGPLPPELQPLLEGEVKGGPEPTPLVQTFLRRQQRLQEIERRRNTPFHERFFRFLLRKLYVFRRSFLMTCISLRNLILGRPSLEQLAQEVTYANLRPFEPVGELNPSNMDSSHSNPPESNPDPVHSEF